In Hirundo rustica isolate bHirRus1 chromosome 4, bHirRus1.pri.v3, whole genome shotgun sequence, a genomic segment contains:
- the ATP23 gene encoding mitochondrial inner membrane protease ATP23 homolog produces the protein MGEGETDTPPAAKKGADEEEDDFGYRLFPDRNKKPQSFLVRSLFTFHNKCQLMLRLTLETNPYARLLLEALKQSGCTVFNDRHFSCENCDGCVSGGFDAATSQIVLCQNNIRQQSHMNRVVTHELIHAFDHCRAHVDWFKNVKHLACSEIRAANLSGDCTLMNEIARFKFGLKGHHQTCVRDRAIRSILAVRKVSKETAEKAVDEVFDACFNDLEPFGRIPHSKADARRAYRDFQNRDRYTANL, from the exons ATGGGGGAAGGGGAGACCGACACGCCGCCGGCGGCAAAGAAGGGGGCGGACGAGGAGGAAGATGATTTCGGCTACCGGCTCTTCCCGGACCGGAATAAGAAGCCGCAGAGCTTCCTGGTCCGCAGCCTCTTCACCTTCCACAATAAGTGCCAGCTGATGCTGAGGCTGACCCTGGAAACGA ATCCATATGCTCGACTTCTTCTTGAGGCCTTGAAGCAATCTGGTTG CACTGTCTTCAATGACCGGCACTTTTCTTGTGAAAACTGTGATGGCTGTGTCAGTGGAGGTTTTGATGCTGCCACATCGCAG ATTGTTCTGTGTCAGAACAACATTCGCCAACAATCCCATATGAACCGAGTGGTCACACATGAATTGATTCATGCGTTTGATCACTGCCGTGCACATGTTGACTGGTTTAAAAATGTCAAACACTTAGCATGTTCAGAG ATTCGAGCTGCTAATCTCAGTGGAGACTGTACTTTGATGAATGAAATAGCCAGGTTTAAATTTGGATTGAAAGGGCACCATCAG ACTTGTGTACGAGACAGAGCAATCCGTTCCATTCTGGCTGTTAGAAAAGTTagcaaagaaacagcagaaaaagctgTGGATGAAGTTTTTGATGCCTGCTTCAATGATCTGGAACCTTTTGGAAGAATCCCACACAGCAAGGCAGATGCAAGGCGTGCTTACAGAGACTTTCAGAACAGAGATCGCTATACTGCTAATTTGtaa